Proteins encoded together in one Kitasatospora albolonga window:
- a CDS encoding uroporphyrinogen decarboxylase, with product MSANERPSGQQTTTAASHDTARSATHDSAFLKACRREPVPHTPVWFMRQAGRSLPEYLKVREGIAMLDSCMMPELVTEITLQPVRRHKVDAAIYFSDIVVPLKAIGIDLDIKPGVGPVIAEPIRTRADLARLRDLTPEDVPYVTEAIGMLTAELGATPLIGFAGAPFTLASYLVEGGPSRSHERTKAMMYGDPQLWADLVDRLAEITGAFLKVQIEAGASAVQLFDSWVGALAPADYRRSVLPASAKVFDAVAPYGVPRIHFGVGTGELLGLLGEAGADVVGVDWRVPLDEAARRVGPGKALQGNLDPAVLFAPTPAVEAKTREVLDAAAGLEGHIFNLGHGVMPSMDPDALTRLVGYVHEQTAR from the coding sequence CCCGTGCCGCACACGCCGGTCTGGTTCATGCGGCAGGCGGGGCGCTCGCTGCCCGAGTACCTGAAGGTCCGCGAGGGCATCGCGATGCTCGACTCCTGCATGATGCCGGAGCTGGTCACCGAGATCACGCTCCAGCCCGTACGCCGCCACAAGGTCGACGCCGCGATCTACTTCAGCGACATCGTCGTCCCCCTGAAGGCCATCGGCATCGACCTCGACATCAAGCCCGGCGTCGGCCCCGTCATCGCCGAGCCGATCCGCACCCGCGCCGACCTGGCCCGGCTGCGCGACCTGACCCCCGAGGACGTCCCGTACGTCACCGAGGCCATCGGGATGCTCACCGCCGAGCTCGGCGCCACCCCGCTCATCGGCTTCGCCGGGGCCCCGTTCACCCTCGCCAGCTACCTGGTGGAGGGCGGCCCCTCGCGCAGCCACGAGCGCACCAAGGCCATGATGTACGGCGACCCGCAGCTCTGGGCCGACCTCGTGGACCGGCTCGCGGAGATCACCGGCGCCTTCCTCAAGGTCCAGATCGAGGCGGGCGCCTCCGCCGTCCAGCTCTTCGACTCCTGGGTCGGCGCGCTGGCCCCCGCCGACTACCGCCGCTCGGTGCTCCCCGCCTCCGCGAAGGTCTTCGACGCCGTCGCCCCGTACGGCGTCCCCCGCATCCACTTCGGCGTCGGCACCGGCGAGCTCCTCGGCCTGCTGGGCGAGGCCGGGGCGGACGTCGTCGGCGTCGACTGGCGCGTCCCGCTGGACGAGGCCGCCCGCCGCGTCGGCCCCGGCAAGGCGCTCCAGGGCAACCTGGACCCGGCCGTCCTCTTCGCGCCCACCCCGGCCGTCGAGGCCAAGACCCGCGAGGTGCTGGACGCCGCCGCCGGTCTGGAGGGCCACATCTTCAACCTGGGCCACGGCGTCATGCCGTCGATGGACCCGGACGCGCTGACCCGCCTCGTGGGTTACGTCCACGAGCAGACCGCGCGCTGA